In one Bacteroidota bacterium genomic region, the following are encoded:
- a CDS encoding tetratricopeptide repeat protein — MKKRAFIILLSLCFLLFNSNGNAMNVADTTLIKEYIAIGQKLRKSGKLDSALVYLEKANEQSKKADFLEGSGEALYHLGLTNRDIGNYKAALNYIDLAIDIAQKIGNKKKIALYNNGKGQIFRKQGLYTEALSCLYNSLKIRESIHDSMGIASSLTNIGSVYDEQHNFEKAIEKHLQAIAIRKAIGDEEGLAPCYGNLAGVYLEQKKYSEALHYQSLGLEIEKKFNNKQDMASSISNIGLIYATQSDYDNALKYQLEALKLKEEIGNQSAILASLINIGALYLSTNNLNQSETYLMNAFNLSGKIDDLDSKMEAAKNLHELFEKKKQVEKALFYYKEFISAKEKLINIDNIKETERIVLNYEFEKRELQQKAQQEKREAVILGQLQLKEMQVSRNRVILASLIALFIVTIIIAYLLFKQNKIKAKQNYLQLEQQLLRSQMNPHFIFNSINSIQRYILQKDQQTAYDYLAKFSKLIRLVLNNSQERILTIKQELDLIRLYVELEQLRFDNKFEFTIKMPDDLDEETLRVPCLLIQPYVENAIWHGLMNLDKSKRGKLIIELKAKDENLLIAIEDNGIGRKLAQSYKAEDGEKSMGMKLSEQRIQMINKMQNYENAKVKVIDLHDEKGIAIGTRVEIILPLNILD; from the coding sequence ATGAAGAAACGCGCTTTTATAATATTACTTTCTCTTTGCTTTCTTTTATTTAATAGCAATGGTAATGCCATGAATGTTGCTGACACAACTTTGATAAAAGAGTATATAGCAATTGGACAGAAATTAAGAAAGAGCGGAAAACTCGATTCGGCATTAGTTTATCTGGAAAAAGCGAATGAGCAATCAAAAAAAGCGGATTTTTTAGAAGGAAGTGGAGAAGCACTTTATCATTTAGGATTAACTAACCGTGATATTGGAAATTACAAAGCTGCTCTCAACTATATTGACCTTGCAATAGACATTGCTCAAAAAATAGGTAATAAAAAGAAAATAGCACTGTATAATAATGGGAAAGGACAAATTTTCAGGAAACAAGGACTTTATACCGAAGCTTTATCTTGTCTTTATAATTCGTTAAAAATAAGAGAAAGTATTCATGACTCTATGGGTATAGCGAGTTCATTGACGAACATAGGCAGTGTTTATGACGAGCAACATAATTTCGAAAAAGCAATAGAAAAGCACCTTCAGGCAATCGCCATCCGAAAAGCAATTGGCGACGAAGAAGGCTTGGCGCCATGTTATGGAAATTTAGCGGGTGTTTATTTGGAACAAAAAAAATATAGCGAAGCTTTACATTATCAAAGCTTGGGATTGGAGATTGAAAAAAAATTCAATAATAAGCAAGATATGGCATCTTCCATTTCCAATATCGGACTTATTTATGCCACTCAATCCGATTATGATAATGCATTAAAATATCAATTGGAAGCATTAAAGTTAAAGGAAGAAATCGGCAACCAAAGCGCGATTTTAGCTTCATTAATAAACATTGGCGCATTGTATTTAAGCACTAACAATTTAAATCAATCTGAAACCTATCTAATGAATGCGTTTAATTTATCCGGTAAAATTGATGATTTGGATAGCAAAATGGAAGCGGCTAAAAACCTTCATGAATTATTTGAAAAGAAAAAGCAAGTTGAAAAAGCATTGTTTTACTATAAGGAATTCATTTCTGCTAAAGAAAAATTAATAAATATCGATAACATAAAAGAAACGGAGCGTATAGTTTTAAACTATGAGTTTGAGAAAAGAGAATTGCAGCAAAAGGCTCAACAAGAAAAAAGAGAAGCTGTTATTTTAGGTCAATTACAATTAAAGGAAATGCAAGTAAGTAGGAACAGAGTCATATTAGCTTCTCTTATTGCCCTATTCATTGTTACAATCATAATTGCGTATTTGTTGTTTAAGCAAAATAAAATTAAAGCAAAACAAAATTATCTGCAATTGGAGCAGCAGCTTTTACGTTCTCAAATGAATCCGCATTTTATATTTAATTCTATCAATAGCATTCAGCGGTATATTCTACAAAAGGATCAACAAACCGCTTACGATTATTTAGCTAAGTTTAGTAAACTAATCCGCTTGGTTTTAAATAATAGTCAAGAAAGAATATTGACGATAAAACAAGAATTGGATCTTATTCGGCTGTATGTTGAATTAGAGCAACTGCGTTTTGACAATAAATTTGAGTTTACAATCAAAATGCCTGATGATCTTGATGAAGAAACACTTCGTGTACCGTGTTTATTAATTCAGCCATATGTTGAAAATGCTATTTGGCATGGACTCATGAACCTTGATAAAAGTAAAAGGGGTAAATTAATTATCGAATTAAAGGCGAAAGATGAAAATTTATTGATTGCAATTGAGGATAATGGTATTGGGAGAAAACTAGCCCAAAGCTACAAAGCGGAGGATGGTGAAAAGTCAATGGGCATGAAGCTCAGTGAGCAACGTATTCAAATGATAAATAAAATGCAAAATTATGAGAACGCAAAAGTAAAAGTTATTGATTTGCACGATGAGAAGGGTATAGCCATAGGAACAAGAGTGGAAATAATATTACCTTTAAATATATTGGATTAA